A genomic segment from Syntrophotalea acetylenivorans encodes:
- a CDS encoding 6-carboxytetrahydropterin synthase produces the protein MSDDKYTSIVNLDFQYAHRFMNWPREAKHLHGHSGLLTIELEDTVDPVTGFAHACKDGFKKAWEICDHFHHATLFQEGDPLLDAVLAVYKKEGINNDPENCVPLKKIDHALAWSYPEYRIVVTKKVSTCENLCELFYELLKNKMPIKKITFRSSSMNAASKEFK, from the coding sequence ATGTCAGACGACAAGTACACATCAATCGTAAACCTTGATTTCCAGTACGCACATAGGTTTATGAACTGGCCGAGAGAAGCAAAACACCTTCACGGCCACTCAGGTCTTTTAACCATTGAACTTGAAGACACCGTAGACCCGGTAACTGGATTTGCACACGCTTGTAAAGATGGCTTCAAAAAAGCATGGGAAATTTGTGACCATTTCCACCACGCAACATTGTTTCAAGAAGGCGACCCGCTTCTTGACGCGGTTCTTGCTGTATACAAAAAGGAAGGCATTAATAACGACCCAGAGAATTGTGTTCCTCTTAAAAAGATAGACCACGCACTTGCTTGGTCATACCCGGAATACAGAATAGTTGTGACCAAAAAAGTTTCTACTTGTGAGAATCTTTGCGAGCTTTTCTACGAGCTTCTTAAAAACAAGATGCCAATCAAAAAAATCACTTTTCGCTCATCTTCTATGAACGCAGCATCGAAAGAGTTTAAGTAA
- a CDS encoding response regulator: MKQILIVEDQVDILNLLEMILRAEDREILMAESGEKALEFAQETRPEVVLLDIMLPGEINGYEVARSLKNDPRTANCSIIVMTAKVQEQDKLEALKAGADEFIGKPFNIEDLKNKVMKFLE, encoded by the coding sequence ATGAAACAAATTCTGATTGTTGAAGATCAAGTCGATATCCTGAACCTTTTGGAGATGATCCTCAGGGCAGAAGACCGCGAAATATTAATGGCGGAGAGTGGAGAAAAAGCACTCGAATTTGCCCAAGAAACTCGTCCGGAGGTCGTTCTTCTAGACATTATGCTGCCCGGCGAAATTAATGGATATGAAGTCGCTCGATCACTAAAGAACGATCCGAGGACTGCTAATTGCTCCATCATTGTTATGACCGCCAAGGTTCAGGAACAGGACAAACTAGAAGCTTTGAAAGCAGGTGCAGACGAATTTATCGGCAAGCCATTCAATATAGAGGATTTGAAAAATAAGGTTATGAAATTTCTTGAATAG
- a CDS encoding hybrid sensor histidine kinase/response regulator: MRLKTQLLVWFGILVLLFIMIGAMNLLFFRNSTSTVEDLSRTRFEVDKQIQRATLIIGEIHTDVLESMVLGGPDREARLAELDAQALQFYGLMDQLSVALANRDETLRTLFNAFQAYYLVGKRVLRKTGAERLAAGEDTMRVFMRQKEELALTLNQAYTTYESDFDECILETHDSIVDLAQKSALLITFAILLSIIVTFTILKKFRNPLMSLMQAVENLKAGELGARAVIYAKDEIGALALAFNDMADRLHQRDQQLRSSEKKFRSIFENATDGIFQSTPEGKIILVNRALAKMLGFMSPEDFLQESENVVNYYAVPSERSRLLARLQKDGRVSVDTDLIRQDGSTIHVALKCHAIYAENGEIAYMEGMIVDLSHIEEARRLTLAKESAEAASSAKSEFLANMSHEIRTPLTVIQGMSDLLCDTKPTLEQQHFIQALQASSSHLITIVNSILDLTKVEEGCIELESIPFDLSELIQKVCKGFATLAHEKGLELIATIHPEVPLSLKGDPTRLGQVLYNLVGNAIKFTNEGHVILTVEVLTSATTLSVPGRPTLCFTVKDTGIGIAQEKLDLIFDSFSQADTSTTREYGGTGLGLTIARRFVQLMGGTITVDSAAGRGTSFLVTVSLEAPVSQEPSAHPLGRALVLEPCQMAAESLAITLSGQRFTPIIANDIEQAVALIQQTKDSSPFNLALVGGPDWKESVCQISNVMGRMSLYALVTTSDLQTSQEMVNSSGISGFLTKPVLPCDIRNLVSQDIRCNTSAAESEKDADPVGESESRHLHILLVEDDKSIRKIIEIYLRVPQCTLEIAENGAEAVERFKIEIFDLVIMDIQMPVMDGFQAAKGMRDFENNTQRPVTPIIALTANAFDEDREKCLASGFTSYLPKPIQRDRLLSIVRELAEKSSHYK, encoded by the coding sequence ATGAGACTGAAAACACAACTTCTCGTCTGGTTTGGTATTCTCGTCCTGCTCTTTATTATGATCGGGGCAATGAACCTGCTCTTTTTCCGTAACTCTACCAGCACTGTTGAAGATCTTTCCCGTACCCGATTTGAGGTGGACAAACAGATACAGCGCGCCACATTGATCATTGGAGAAATCCACACCGATGTGCTGGAATCCATGGTCTTAGGTGGGCCAGATCGTGAGGCGCGGCTTGCCGAACTGGACGCCCAGGCCCTACAATTCTACGGCCTTATGGACCAACTCTCTGTCGCCCTCGCAAACAGGGATGAAACGTTACGGACCCTGTTCAATGCATTTCAGGCATACTATCTGGTAGGCAAGCGGGTACTTCGCAAAACTGGCGCAGAACGACTCGCAGCGGGGGAAGATACCATGCGTGTTTTCATGCGCCAAAAAGAAGAACTAGCTCTTACCCTGAATCAAGCTTATACGACCTATGAATCGGATTTTGATGAATGCATTCTTGAAACACACGACAGCATCGTCGACCTTGCCCAAAAGTCAGCCCTGCTGATAACTTTTGCTATCCTGCTTTCCATAATTGTCACCTTCACCATCTTGAAAAAATTCAGAAATCCTCTTATGAGCTTGATGCAGGCCGTTGAAAACCTGAAGGCCGGTGAACTCGGAGCCCGTGCAGTCATATATGCAAAAGATGAAATCGGCGCTTTGGCTCTTGCGTTTAACGACATGGCGGATCGTTTGCATCAGCGAGACCAGCAGTTGCGTTCTTCTGAGAAAAAGTTTCGGAGCATCTTCGAAAATGCTACCGACGGCATCTTCCAGTCAACCCCTGAGGGCAAAATCATTCTTGTAAACAGAGCGTTGGCGAAAATGTTGGGTTTTATGTCGCCGGAGGACTTTTTACAGGAGTCGGAAAACGTTGTTAATTACTATGCGGTGCCGTCAGAACGTTCTCGCCTTCTGGCACGGTTGCAGAAAGATGGACGAGTCAGCGTCGATACGGATTTGATCCGGCAAGACGGATCAACTATCCACGTTGCTCTAAAATGTCATGCAATCTATGCTGAGAATGGCGAAATTGCCTATATGGAAGGAATGATTGTCGACCTTTCCCATATTGAAGAGGCTCGCCGCCTGACTTTGGCCAAGGAATCGGCGGAAGCTGCAAGTTCGGCAAAAAGTGAATTTCTGGCCAACATGAGTCATGAAATTCGCACGCCCCTCACCGTAATCCAAGGTATGAGCGACCTCTTGTGCGACACCAAACCGACCCTGGAACAGCAACATTTCATTCAGGCGCTCCAGGCTTCCAGTAGCCATCTCATTACCATCGTCAATTCCATACTGGACTTAACAAAAGTGGAGGAAGGTTGCATCGAGTTGGAATCCATCCCATTCGACCTTTCAGAGCTCATCCAAAAAGTCTGCAAGGGCTTTGCGACCCTCGCCCATGAAAAAGGCCTGGAATTGATCGCTACGATACACCCTGAAGTACCGCTATCACTTAAAGGCGACCCCACACGTTTGGGGCAGGTGCTGTACAACCTTGTCGGCAATGCCATTAAGTTTACCAACGAAGGACACGTCATACTGACGGTGGAGGTTCTCACCTCCGCCACCACCCTCTCTGTCCCCGGTCGACCCACTCTTTGTTTCACTGTGAAAGATACCGGCATTGGAATAGCGCAAGAAAAACTGGATTTGATTTTTGATAGTTTCTCGCAAGCCGACACATCCACGACGCGTGAGTATGGTGGTACCGGTCTGGGTCTGACCATCGCACGACGATTCGTCCAACTTATGGGTGGCACTATTACCGTGGATAGTGCTGCAGGCCGGGGAACGTCCTTTTTGGTTACCGTTTCGCTTGAGGCCCCAGTTTCCCAAGAGCCCTCCGCTCATCCACTTGGCCGGGCTTTGGTGCTAGAACCTTGCCAGATGGCGGCGGAATCACTCGCCATCACATTAAGCGGCCAGAGGTTTACACCTATAATAGCCAACGATATTGAGCAGGCGGTTGCATTGATCCAGCAGACAAAGGATTCCAGTCCTTTCAATTTAGCACTGGTTGGCGGGCCGGACTGGAAGGAATCGGTTTGCCAAATCTCCAACGTCATGGGTCGCATGTCCCTTTACGCGTTGGTAACGACCAGCGACCTTCAGACAAGCCAGGAGATGGTCAATTCCTCCGGTATATCCGGCTTTTTGACCAAGCCTGTCTTGCCATGTGATATCCGCAACTTGGTTTCGCAAGATATCCGGTGTAACACAAGTGCCGCAGAATCTGAAAAAGATGCAGACCCAGTGGGTGAATCAGAATCAAGACACCTCCATATCCTGCTCGTCGAAGATGATAAGAGCATCCGTAAGATCATCGAAATCTATCTGCGTGTCCCTCAGTGCACCCTGGAAATAGCCGAAAACGGTGCTGAAGCTGTCGAAAGATTCAAGATCGAGATTTTCGATCTTGTTATCATGGATATTCAAATGCCTGTCATGGATGGCTTCCAGGCCGCTAAGGGAATGAGGGACTTTGAAAACAACACCCAGCGTCCGGTAACACCAATCATCGCCCTTACCGCCAATGCCTTCGATGAAGATCGCGAGAAATGCCTTGCCTCTGGATTTACAAGTTATCTGCCCAAGCCTATACAGCGAGATCGTCTGTTGAGCATTGTTCGTGAATTGGCCGAAAAGAGTTCACACTATAAATAA
- a CDS encoding rubredoxin-like domain-containing protein encodes MRSDQKWQCTVCGLIVTGPAPPKICPKCGARSNCFIKIK; translated from the coding sequence ATGCGTTCTGACCAAAAATGGCAATGCACTGTCTGTGGCTTGATCGTTACAGGGCCCGCTCCACCGAAGATTTGTCCCAAATGTGGAGCCAGATCCAATTGTTTTATCAAGATCAAGTAA
- a CDS encoding response regulator, with protein sequence MKKKAVVVDDDDYCRYSLSSFLRKNGYEVTCFDSGIYCELHKGSQSMCSKEEPCGHFFLTDNRMPGIDGLMLIARQNNGACKVPIEMKAVLSGAFTTDELAQAEKLGCKIFQKPYDFDEISKWLDQQEEIIPPD encoded by the coding sequence ATGAAGAAAAAAGCTGTTGTTGTCGATGATGATGATTATTGTAGATATAGTCTCTCTTCATTTTTACGGAAAAACGGTTATGAAGTGACTTGTTTTGATTCAGGGATTTACTGCGAACTTCATAAGGGTTCGCAATCGATGTGCTCTAAAGAGGAACCTTGTGGCCACTTTTTTCTAACAGACAACCGAATGCCTGGCATAGATGGTTTAATGCTGATTGCACGTCAAAATAATGGTGCATGCAAGGTGCCCATTGAAATGAAGGCTGTGCTTTCAGGTGCTTTTACTACTGATGAATTAGCTCAAGCCGAGAAGCTTGGCTGCAAAATCTTTCAAAAGCCCTATGATTTTGATGAGATCTCCAAGTGGCTTGATCAACAAGAAGAGATTATTCCACCCGATTGA
- a CDS encoding cation-translocating P-type ATPase produces the protein MSTKSEKTEGLINWHRLDTGEVLEKLQSSATGLSSQEARQRLERFGPNQLIEKSRKSLWMMFLDQFKDFMILVLIAAAIVAGIIGEPADSIAIAIIVLLNAVLGFVQEYRAEKAMAALKKLAAPFATVIRNGRSESIPAEQLVPGDLVVLQAGNVVPADIRLTEVAQIRIEEAALTGESVPVEKDSMALEEANLSIGDRTNMAYKGTLVTYGRGRGLVTGTGMDTELGRIAALLQEQGEGRTPLQKRLTSFGQKLAYAVLAICAIVFVAGLLRGEPPLLMLLTAISLAVAAIPEALPAVITISLALGAKKLIKQRALIRKLPAVETLGSVSFICSDKTGTLTLNRMTVEKVYADGRMQRPAELPLKKQTESTQGSPAFGSPLDLLLTSLALCNDVRLNASGDVIGDPTETALFDLARGKGLHRESLDEKHPRLNEIPFDSDRKLMTTFHPWDDGRIVSFTKGAVEEMLERSDKVLSSQGLEEIDRSKVLKIAEQIAGEGLRTLGFSMRIWETLPHPRTAEQAESGMILLGLVGMMDPPRPEAASSVAMCQSAGIQPVMITGDHPLTAEVIARRVGIIRGEKDAVMTGRELAQLPLAEFESAVERIRVYARVAPEQKLKIVKALQDKGHFVAMTGDGVNDAPALKRADIGVAMSITGTDVSKEASHMILLDDNFATIVKAVQEGRRIFDNIRKFIKYTMTSNSGEIFTIFLAPFLGLPIPLLPIHILWINLVTDGVPGLALAAEPAEKDIMQRPPRHPKESIFAKGLGAHIIWGGLLMGAVPIMTQAFYIDRSQAHWQTMVFTVLCLSQMGHVLAIRSERESFFKQGMLSNKPLLGAVLLTFALQMATIYVPFLNPIFKTEPLPAKELIITILLSTVVFLAVELEKVIKRSKTKKFRED, from the coding sequence ATGAGCACAAAGTCCGAAAAGACAGAGGGATTGATCAACTGGCACCGGCTTGATACCGGGGAGGTGCTGGAGAAGTTACAGTCATCCGCCACAGGCCTGTCCTCTCAGGAAGCCCGTCAACGACTGGAACGTTTTGGCCCCAACCAGCTCATCGAAAAAAGCCGCAAATCGTTATGGATGATGTTTCTGGATCAGTTCAAGGATTTCATGATCCTGGTGCTGATCGCCGCTGCCATCGTGGCCGGAATCATCGGCGAACCGGCGGATTCCATCGCTATTGCCATCATTGTTCTGCTCAACGCCGTGCTTGGGTTTGTTCAGGAATACCGGGCTGAAAAAGCTATGGCCGCTCTGAAAAAACTGGCGGCTCCTTTTGCCACTGTTATTCGCAACGGCCGGTCCGAGTCGATCCCCGCGGAGCAGCTAGTCCCCGGTGATCTGGTTGTCCTGCAGGCCGGAAACGTGGTGCCGGCTGATATCCGGTTGACGGAAGTGGCCCAAATTCGGATTGAAGAAGCGGCGTTGACCGGTGAGTCCGTACCGGTGGAAAAAGACAGCATGGCGCTCGAGGAAGCGAACCTGTCCATCGGAGACCGGACAAACATGGCCTATAAAGGCACTCTGGTTACCTATGGTCGAGGTCGGGGTCTGGTGACGGGCACCGGAATGGATACGGAGCTCGGACGGATCGCTGCTCTTCTTCAGGAACAGGGTGAAGGACGAACACCGCTGCAGAAGCGGCTCACCTCTTTCGGGCAGAAGCTGGCCTACGCGGTTCTGGCCATCTGTGCCATCGTTTTCGTCGCCGGTCTTCTCCGGGGTGAGCCTCCGCTCTTGATGCTTCTTACGGCCATTTCCCTGGCGGTGGCGGCCATTCCTGAGGCTCTTCCCGCCGTAATTACCATCTCCCTGGCCCTGGGCGCTAAGAAGCTGATCAAGCAACGGGCTTTGATTCGCAAACTTCCGGCGGTCGAGACACTCGGCTCCGTTTCTTTCATTTGCTCCGACAAGACCGGGACTTTGACGTTGAACCGCATGACGGTGGAAAAGGTTTATGCGGATGGGCGCATGCAAAGGCCTGCCGAGTTGCCACTCAAGAAACAAACGGAAAGCACCCAGGGGTCGCCGGCTTTCGGAAGCCCCTTGGATCTTTTGTTGACCTCCTTGGCTCTATGCAACGACGTCCGGCTGAACGCCTCGGGAGACGTGATAGGCGATCCGACTGAAACGGCTCTGTTCGATCTGGCCCGGGGGAAGGGCTTGCATCGCGAGAGTCTGGATGAAAAACACCCCAGACTGAATGAAATTCCCTTTGACTCCGACCGAAAACTTATGACCACTTTTCATCCATGGGATGACGGCCGAATCGTTTCTTTTACCAAGGGGGCGGTAGAGGAAATGCTGGAACGATCCGACAAAGTTTTGTCCAGCCAGGGGTTGGAAGAAATTGATCGATCGAAAGTTCTGAAAATTGCCGAACAGATTGCCGGCGAAGGTCTGAGAACACTGGGATTCTCTATGCGGATCTGGGAGACGCTTCCCCATCCGCGGACTGCGGAACAAGCAGAATCAGGGATGATCCTGCTCGGGCTTGTCGGCATGATGGATCCCCCCCGGCCTGAGGCAGCGTCGTCGGTAGCCATGTGTCAATCCGCCGGCATCCAGCCGGTGATGATTACGGGGGACCACCCGCTGACGGCCGAAGTTATTGCCAGGCGGGTTGGGATCATTCGCGGGGAGAAGGATGCCGTTATGACCGGTCGGGAGCTCGCGCAGCTTCCGTTGGCAGAATTCGAATCCGCTGTGGAAAGGATCCGGGTCTACGCCCGGGTCGCCCCCGAGCAGAAGTTGAAAATTGTCAAGGCATTGCAGGATAAAGGGCATTTTGTGGCGATGACCGGCGACGGCGTCAACGACGCCCCGGCTTTAAAGCGGGCAGATATCGGTGTCGCCATGAGCATTACCGGCACCGATGTGTCCAAGGAAGCTTCCCACATGATTCTTCTGGACGACAACTTTGCGACCATCGTGAAAGCCGTCCAGGAAGGCCGGCGTATATTTGACAACATCCGCAAATTCATCAAATACACCATGACCAGCAATTCGGGCGAGATATTTACCATTTTTCTGGCCCCCTTCCTTGGTCTGCCCATCCCTCTGTTGCCGATCCACATCCTTTGGATCAACCTTGTGACCGACGGTGTGCCCGGTTTGGCCCTGGCTGCAGAGCCGGCGGAAAAAGATATCATGCAGCGCCCCCCCAGGCATCCGAAGGAAAGTATTTTCGCCAAAGGGCTCGGTGCCCATATCATCTGGGGCGGGCTGCTTATGGGGGCCGTTCCAATTATGACCCAGGCCTTTTACATTGACCGCAGTCAGGCTCACTGGCAAACCATGGTCTTCACTGTCCTGTGTCTGAGTCAAATGGGGCATGTGCTGGCCATTCGGTCTGAACGGGAATCGTTTTTCAAACAGGGAATGTTATCCAATAAACCACTTCTGGGGGCTGTCTTGCTGACCTTTGCCTTGCAGATGGCGACTATTTATGTGCCGTTTCTGAACCCCATCTTCAAGACCGAACCGCTTCCCGCCAAGGAATTGATCATCACGATCCTGCTTTCAACTGTGGTCTTCCTGGCGGTTGAGTTGGAAAAAGTAATTAAGAGATCGAAGACAAAAAAGTTCAGGGAGGATTGA
- a CDS encoding cache domain-containing protein — protein sequence MVPLQKVIHITCACLLLSFVFTGCQSGADTRREKLRVTAGAISNIFIGARETAHSLRDSAAKIYSQPLPEPSQEHLSKYAFFEKTSYYKKKDDGFCGMWASGFIPIEEKQQARILALESLEPEIKKSVTENEFIDQAYVLTREHISIYYPFFNPVAYFEPKLDFYKAFKPFYEPSPKYNPTRKAVWVKPYIDATGKGYIVSVSAPIYKNDSFEGTAGCDIRVKPIGEKLLSSERNMMIVTDETLVVASTPRCNKLLNFKGLGKYYYLQNITEDVSAPDRFKLSHSGSPSVKTMARRLLAESEFTISLHNRNYTVIRERIDIPGWFLVEIIPQ from the coding sequence ATGGTACCACTACAAAAAGTTATACACATAACATGTGCTTGCCTGCTGCTATCTTTTGTATTTACAGGCTGCCAAAGCGGGGCAGACACGCGCCGAGAAAAATTACGCGTTACGGCCGGAGCCATCAGCAATATCTTTATAGGTGCCCGGGAGACGGCGCATTCCTTGCGAGATAGTGCCGCCAAAATCTATAGTCAGCCGCTTCCTGAGCCTAGCCAGGAACATTTATCTAAATACGCTTTTTTCGAAAAAACATCCTATTATAAAAAGAAGGACGACGGTTTTTGCGGCATGTGGGCCTCAGGCTTCATTCCAATAGAGGAAAAGCAACAGGCCCGCATTCTTGCGTTGGAAAGCCTGGAGCCGGAGATAAAAAAATCCGTCACGGAAAATGAATTTATTGATCAGGCTTATGTACTTACTCGCGAACATATTTCTATTTACTACCCCTTCTTCAATCCGGTGGCGTATTTTGAGCCCAAGCTCGACTTTTATAAGGCGTTCAAACCGTTCTATGAACCCAGCCCCAAATATAACCCAACCCGCAAAGCTGTGTGGGTCAAGCCATATATCGATGCCACCGGAAAAGGCTACATTGTTTCCGTATCAGCCCCCATTTATAAAAATGATAGCTTTGAAGGGACCGCAGGTTGTGACATCCGAGTCAAGCCAATTGGCGAGAAACTTCTCTCTTCCGAACGCAATATGATGATTGTTACCGATGAAACCCTGGTTGTTGCAAGTACTCCAAGATGTAATAAACTGCTAAACTTCAAAGGTCTTGGAAAGTATTACTACCTTCAAAATATCACTGAAGATGTTTCTGCCCCAGACCGGTTCAAGCTCAGCCATTCCGGTAGTCCATCTGTAAAGACAATGGCCAGGCGCTTACTCGCTGAATCCGAGTTCACCATTTCGCTACACAACCGAAATTACACTGTTATTCGCGAACGCATCGACATTCCCGGTTGGTTCCTTGTGGAAATAATACCTCAATAA
- a CDS encoding rhodanese-like domain-containing protein translates to MKRKYISLLFVALLGCFIVASGVAQVDSNPQISGKVVNGLRLLTLVPGQENDFVIYRGDYIQPSISGFDRFTIEIPALNLMKTFPAKEGERAYIKMKNAGSYSVSAGKVNGTIKVIEYTAASYTELSAEQTFRLLQNTNPLVLDVRTPGEFRRGYLQGANLLPVQVLQQNISKLEAYKNQDILIYCATGNRSTVASRLLIESGFKRIYNLRYGISDWARRGYSVVR, encoded by the coding sequence ATGAAACGAAAATACATCAGCCTGTTGTTTGTAGCGTTGCTGGGCTGTTTTATTGTGGCAAGTGGGGTTGCTCAGGTGGACAGTAACCCGCAAATTTCCGGCAAGGTTGTTAACGGTCTTCGTTTGTTGACACTTGTGCCGGGACAAGAGAATGATTTTGTGATTTATCGCGGCGATTACATCCAACCATCGATCAGCGGCTTTGACCGCTTTACTATAGAAATACCCGCGCTGAATCTTATGAAGACCTTTCCAGCCAAAGAAGGGGAGCGGGCGTACATAAAGATGAAAAATGCTGGTAGTTATAGCGTCTCGGCAGGAAAAGTCAACGGCACTATAAAGGTTATAGAATACACTGCTGCGTCCTACACGGAGTTGAGCGCCGAGCAGACATTTAGGCTTTTGCAGAACACCAACCCACTGGTTCTGGATGTTAGAACCCCGGGAGAGTTTAGGCGGGGTTATCTTCAGGGCGCAAACCTGCTCCCGGTGCAGGTGTTGCAGCAAAACATTTCGAAACTGGAAGCGTACAAAAACCAGGACATTTTGATTTACTGTGCTACCGGTAATCGTAGTACTGTTGCCTCACGTTTGTTGATTGAAAGTGGCTTTAAGAGAATCTACAACCTTCGTTATGGGATTTCTGACTGGGCAAGGCGCGGCTATTCGGTTGTTCGATAG
- a CDS encoding PocR ligand-binding domain-containing protein: MNLNDADLYSPFIKGFIFLMTVEHSKNTGDNPDFSTMQNMDSSRLQRILALTPVVTYTCRPDGNYRATFVSENIRTILGYESSEFIADSGFWPSKIHPDDRVRVFENLPELYQTGNSVHEYRFLHKDGTYRWMRDELKLLKDQDGKPLEIVGSLLDISDRKALEDNLRDSQNHLLEAQKIAHLGSWNWDILSDEILWSAEVYRIFGVDSQTFSPAYKSFLDFVHPEDRECVDEAVQRAIKERSPYTIDHRIVRPDGSIRHVHEQGRVTYHQDGKPVSMVGTVLDITDRQRAEAIIQGRLDSLTRPEADTVGLSFEDLFDLDQIQKIQDAFAKATGVAALITDTNGRPITKPSNFCRLCRDIIRKTEKGLTNCMHSDAALGRGTLDGPIIQPCLSGGLWDGGASIMVGDKHIANWLIGQVRNEQQDDEKMMAYAREIGANEEAFRAALAEVNVMSQEKFSQICQALFLMAKQMSTLAYQNAQQARAIHGRDKIEEALRENDRIKSEFVKTVAHEFRTPLTAIKGFSELLLSNNQLSQEEQEQSLRYIYERSFFLSDMVADMLDIARIESGAALSLKKSLCSVTEIFRQIEPFLKAQTSHHRLDVTLAAENTLLNVDQAKIGQVLENLLSNAVKFSPADSLIQIKGAIIEKSYQISVADQGIGMTPEQMEKVFDKFYRADASDTAVSGIGLGMSIVRNIVEAHGGSIWVESELDRGTTVNFTISLDYGNGK; this comes from the coding sequence TTGAATCTGAATGATGCGGACCTTTACAGTCCGTTTATCAAGGGTTTCATTTTTTTAATGACTGTAGAACATTCTAAAAACACCGGCGACAATCCGGATTTTTCTACTATGCAGAACATGGATAGCTCCCGCTTACAGCGTATTCTAGCATTGACTCCTGTAGTTACTTATACCTGTCGGCCAGATGGAAATTATAGGGCCACATTCGTCAGCGAAAATATTAGAACAATACTCGGGTACGAATCTTCAGAATTCATAGCGGATTCGGGGTTCTGGCCCAGCAAAATTCATCCCGATGACAGAGTCAGGGTCTTTGAAAATCTTCCCGAGCTTTACCAGACAGGAAATTCTGTTCACGAATACCGCTTCCTGCATAAAGACGGAACGTACCGCTGGATGCGCGACGAATTGAAGCTATTGAAAGATCAAGATGGGAAGCCGCTTGAAATTGTTGGCAGCTTGCTGGATATCTCTGACCGCAAGGCGTTGGAAGATAACCTGCGTGATAGTCAAAACCATCTTTTAGAGGCCCAAAAGATAGCCCACCTGGGAAGCTGGAACTGGGATATTTTAAGTGATGAAATCCTTTGGTCTGCTGAAGTCTATCGCATTTTCGGTGTCGATTCCCAAACGTTCAGTCCTGCCTACAAATCCTTTCTGGATTTCGTCCATCCTGAGGACCGTGAGTGCGTCGATGAAGCGGTACAACGTGCGATAAAAGAAAGATCCCCCTACACTATTGATCATCGCATCGTACGACCGGACGGAAGTATCCGCCATGTTCATGAGCAGGGCCGGGTAACCTACCACCAGGACGGCAAGCCTGTGTCCATGGTGGGAACGGTCTTGGATATCACCGACCGCCAACGGGCCGAGGCTATCATCCAGGGGCGACTCGATTCCTTGACTCGGCCTGAGGCCGATACCGTTGGACTGTCCTTTGAAGATCTGTTCGACCTGGATCAGATTCAAAAAATTCAAGATGCTTTCGCCAAAGCCACGGGAGTCGCCGCCCTTATCACCGATACCAACGGCCGCCCCATCACGAAACCCAGTAACTTTTGCCGTCTTTGCAGGGATATTATCCGCAAAACCGAGAAGGGCCTGACGAACTGCATGCATTCGGATGCTGCCTTGGGACGGGGCACCCTTGACGGCCCGATTATCCAGCCCTGTTTAAGTGGCGGTCTTTGGGACGGAGGGGCCAGCATCATGGTGGGCGACAAGCATATCGCCAACTGGCTGATCGGACAAGTACGGAACGAACAGCAGGATGATGAAAAGATGATGGCATATGCTCGTGAAATTGGAGCGAACGAGGAGGCGTTTCGGGCAGCGCTGGCCGAAGTCAACGTCATGTCGCAGGAGAAATTCAGCCAAATATGCCAAGCCCTGTTCCTTATGGCAAAGCAAATGTCCACATTAGCGTATCAGAATGCGCAGCAAGCACGTGCCATCCATGGCCGGGACAAGATCGAAGAAGCTTTGCGGGAGAATGATCGAATCAAAAGCGAGTTTGTCAAGACGGTAGCACATGAATTCAGGACGCCACTAACCGCGATTAAGGGATTTTCGGAATTATTGCTGTCGAACAACCAATTATCTCAAGAGGAACAGGAGCAGTCTCTTCGTTACATTTACGAAAGGTCCTTCTTCTTGAGTGATATGGTAGCTGACATGCTTGATATCGCCCGCATCGAATCCGGAGCGGCGCTTTCACTAAAAAAGTCGCTCTGCTCGGTCACAGAAATATTTCGACAGATAGAGCCTTTCCTTAAGGCCCAGACCTCCCACCACCGTCTTGATGTCACCCTTGCTGCTGAAAACACCTTGCTGAATGTTGATCAAGCAAAGATCGGTCAGGTCTTGGAAAATCTGCTTAGCAATGCGGTCAAATTTTCACCCGCCGACAGTCTGATTCAAATCAAAGGGGCTATTATTGAAAAGAGTTATCAGATTTCCGTGGCCGATCAGGGGATTGGGATGACTCCGGAACAGATGGAAAAGGTCTTCGACAAATTCTACCGAGCCGATGCCTCCGATACGGCTGTCTCCGGCATTGGGCTGGGCATGAGCATTGTCAGGAATATTGTCGAGGCACATGGCGGAAGTATCTGGGTGGAAAGTGAATTAGACCGTGGAACGACGGTCAATTTTACCATTTCCCTGGACTATGGAAATGGTAAATAG